The Clostridium aceticum genomic interval TTGATAATTTGATCTTCAGTACGAGATCTACTAACAACATGCAATGTTCCTATTTCAACTACACTTCTCAATTTTACAAAGTCATCCCACTTATTTTCCTGTAAAATAATACCATATAACATAGGGTCCAGCATTTTTTGGTTGTAGCTGTCGGTTACAAATGTACCTTCAGCTCTTTTAATATATACAACCCCATAGGCCTCAAGCTTCTTTATTGCTTCCCTTACGGAGTTTCTTCCAACCTGCATTGAGTTGCTTAGTTCCATCTCTGTTGGCAATTTATCCCCAGGCTTTAATTCACCCATTATAATAGCATTTGTAATGTTATCTACAATGCTTTCCACTATTGATTTACTGTGAAGTGATGTGTTCAATATTCCTTTTGTTTTCATTTACTTCATCCTCTGATTTTTATTAATTTACCGTTCTGATTTCATTCTTGAAAAAAAATGATTTCAGCATGAAACTTCTATATTTTCTATTATACTATATTAAGCTGGCAGGCCAAAGAATTAGTTGAGGAAATACAATAAGTATGCCCATAATTATGAAGGTTACTAACAGGTAGGGTATCAGAGTTTTCATGACTTGCCCTACCCTCATATTCATTAGGTCACATGCAACATATATACACATACCAACTGGTGGCGTCGCCAATCCAACCCCTATCATAATAGTAATAAGCACAGATAAATGAATAGGATCAATTCCCACTGACAAAGCTACAGGATAAATAACAGGCATGAACAAAGTCAAGGTTGCTATAGATTCCATAAACATTGTTACTATAAAAAAGATTAATAATATCATGATTAAAATAACAGTCGGGTTCGTAGACAACCCTAACATCG includes:
- a CDS encoding FadR/GntR family transcriptional regulator, yielding MKTKGILNTSLHSKSIVESIVDNITNAIIMGELKPGDKLPTEMELSNSMQVGRNSVREAIKKLEAYGVVYIKRAEGTFVTDSYNQKMLDPMLYGIILQENKWDDFVKLRSVVEIGTLHVVSRSRTEDQIINIKDSLTSLIKAINSPSASVEDIMEADSNFHMAITKIADNQLVETITDYITRITIPSRTLTTKSILEHNLRDEFIDLHRRFVDVIEGCKINEIEETVMQHYVYWKGYKDNMFQDK